One Anthonomus grandis grandis chromosome 13, icAntGran1.3, whole genome shotgun sequence DNA segment encodes these proteins:
- the LOC126743677 gene encoding dnaJ homolog subfamily C member 11 has product MDFDSDEENISEEDYYSFLNVPKEASKEEINNAYRKFSRMYHPDKHREPELKAKADIMFNKIKKAYEVLSDPHRRAIYDSLGTKGLETEGWEIVSRTKTPAEIRAEYEQLAEERAERRKKQATNPTGNITIAINATDLFNPYDEDLFEDEYDSGMLGRLPNIEVSSMQFTQGVDFPLTQKDTCTLSGQLHTQNGTGGGGVNMSWRHLFSHKSWAEIEMTAGSGPAISLKGFRTLTKRFFWNGGTVLQFTPEGVRPGIMSTLAMQIDKHSIGYISYHGGIRSIFSTQIIRDTENNRFNFSIQVGVPHSFFQLQYTRKMMAQELKLRLAIKMGTFGGVVEYGAEKQVSKHSNLSFSVVCGVPAGVKLKIRLSRANQVYSFPIHLCEEIMPSPVFYATVVPLILYVVVKKGVVEPFLKEEKSKKLEKQKQNNFNKLLEKRKEAMAAQDLMQATYTRIKEEEEKKKGLVIIKAIYGKVIKDHGDAEMSSDVIDVTVPVQCLVKDSKLVIHENTKSDLPGFFDAALGEEKILHVIYNYHDQPHEITIKDNESLRLPRPAHRTSVT; this is encoded by the exons ATGGATTTTGATTCTGACGAGGAAAACATTAGTGAAGAAGACTATTATAGCTTTTTGAACGTTCCTAAAGAG GCTTCCAAAGAAGAAATCAACAATGCCTATAGAAAGTTTAGTCGCATGTACCATCCAGATAAACACAGGGAGCCAGAGCTTAAAGCTAAGGCCGACATTATGTTCAATAAGATCAAAAAGGCTTATGAAG tgttatcaGATCCTCATAGACGTGCCATATATGATTCCCTAGGTACAAAAGGTCTGGAAACTGAGGGCTGGGAAATTGTGTCGAGAACAAAAACCCCTGCAGAAATTCGAGCTGAATACGAACAGCTCGCAGAAGAACGAGCAGAGAGGAGGAAAAAACAGGCCACAAATCCTACCGGGAACATCACAATTGCTATTAACGCTACTGATTTATTTAATCCGTATGATGAGGATCTGTTCGAGGATGAATATGACAG TGGTATGCTCGGGAGATTACCCAATATCGAAGTGTCCTCGATGCAGTTCACCCAAGGAGTAGATTTTCCTTTAACCCAAAAGGACACCTGCACCCTCTCCGGGCAGTTGCACACGCAAAACGGCACCGGAGGTGGTGGTGTGAACATGAGCTGGCGCCATTTATTTTCCCATAAAAGTTGGGCCGAAATCGAAATGACCGCCGGAAGTGGTCCGGCGATATCTCTAAAAGGGTTTAGGACATTAACGAAACGGTTTTTCTGGAACGGCGGCACTGTTCTGCAATTTACTCCCGAAGGAGTCCGGCCTGGTATTATGTCAA CATTGGCGATGCAGATAGATAAACATTCAATAGGTTACATTTCTTATCATGGGGGCATTAGGTCGATATTTTCAACGCAAATTATTAGGGATACTG aaaataataggtttaatttttcaatacaaGTAGGAGTACCACATTCCTTTTTTCAGTTGCAATACACCAGAAAAATGATGGCCCAAGAATTGAAATTAAGGCTGGCAATCAA GATGGGTACTTTTGGTGGAGTGGTGGAATATGGAGCGGAAAAGCAAGTGTCGAAGCACAGCAATTTGTCATTTTCTGTTGTCTGTGGGGTGCCCGCCGGagtaaagttaaaaataag GTTGTCACGTGCAAACCAAGTGTATTCATTCCCAATTCACTTGTGTGAAGAAATAATGCCTTCCCCGGTGTTCTACGCTACTGTGGTGCCCCTTATTTTATATGTGGTGGTAAAAAAAGGGGTCGTAGAGCCCTTTCTTAAAGAAGAGAAATCCAAGAAGTTGGaaaagcaaaaacaaaataattttaataagctGCTGGAAAAACG GAAAGAAGCGATGGCAGCCCAAGATTTAATGCAAGCAACTTATACGAGGATCAAGGAGgaggaagaaaagaaaaagggTCTAGTCATTATTAAAGCGATTTATggaaaagttattaagg ATCATGGGGATGCAGAAATGTCTAGTGACGTCATAGATGTCACTGTACCAGTCCAGTGTCTCGTCAAGGATTCTAAACTGGTTATACATGAAAACACCAAG agcgACTTGCCTGGATTCTTTGATGCCGCTCTGGGAGAAGAAAAAATCTTACATGTAATCTACAACTACCATGATCAACCCCATGAAATTACCATTAAAGATAATGAGTCTCTAAGGTTACCGAGACCCG ccCATAGGACAAGCGTCACCTAG